The Manihot esculenta cultivar AM560-2 chromosome 1, M.esculenta_v8, whole genome shotgun sequence genome has a window encoding:
- the LOC110622293 gene encoding protein phosphatase 2C 57, whose translation MALLSPQLETFLLTKLHCGASNLKSSTKNNFLPVRVKSQCSAIAIDAPSSLTDVAGIRWGSASLQGPREEMEDAIIVRSEGVDGFSFAGVFDGHGGISSVNFLRDELYKEFVAALQGGLLSGKDFSAITNAIKEVFENVDRKLLNWLETIGEEDESGATATVMFIGNNVLIISHIGDSCAVLSRSGKAEVLTDSHRPYGSNKASLQEIRRIREAGGWIVNGRICGDIAVSRAFGDIRFKTKKNEMVQKGVEEGRWSEKFGSRVQFNGDLVIASPDVFQVALDSDAEFVLLASDGLWDYMKSSDAVAFVRNQLRQHGDVQIACEELARAALDLRSQDNISIVIADLGQTDWQTLPLQKQNLFFELGQAFATVGLVSLGIWLSSQLSL comes from the exons ATGGCATTGCTAAGCCCCCAGTTGGAGACCTTCCTTCTAACCAAGCTCCACTGTGGCGCCTCCAACCTCAAATCCTCCACCAAGAACAATTTTCTTCCTGTGAGAGTTAAAAGCCAGTGCTCTGCGATTGCGATAGACGCGCCGTCTTCTTTAACTGATGTTGCTGGTATCCGTTGGGGGTCTGCAAGCTTGCAGGGCCCACGTGAAGAGATGGAGGATGCCATCATCGTTCGATCAGAAGGCGTTGATGGGTTCTCCTTTGCTGGGGTTTTTGATGGCCATGGTGGCATCTCTTCTGTAAATTTCCTCAG GGATGAGTTATACAAAGAGTTTGTGGCAGCTTTACAAGGTGGTTTATTGAGTGGAAAAGATTTCAGTGCAATTACAAACGCTATAAAGGAGGTTTTTGAAAATGTTGATAGAAAATTGTTAAATTG GCTGGAAACAATTGGCGAGGAAGATGAATCTGGTGCAACAGCCACTGTTATGTTCATTGGAAACAATGTTCTCATCATTTCACATATTGGTGACTCATGTGCG GTCCTGTCTCGTTCTGGAAAAGCTGAAGTGTTGACTGATTCCCATCGACCTTATGGAAGCAACAAGGCCTCTCTTCAAGAAATCAGAAGGATCAGAGAAGCAGGTGGATGG ATTGTCAATGGAAGAATCTGTGGGGACATAGCAGTATCACGAGCTTTTGGGGATATAAGGTTCAAGACAAAGAAAAATGA GATGGTGCAGAAAGGAGTTGAAGAAGGGAGATGGTCTGAAAAATTTGGTTCTCG AGTGCAATTCAATGGGGACTTGGTTATTGCATCTCCAGATGTTTTTCAAGTAGCTCTGGATTCAGATGCAGAATTTGTACTTTTAGCATCTGATGGTTTATGGGATTACATGAAAAG CTCAGATGCAGTTGCTTTTGTTAGGAATCAACTTCGGCAACATGGAGATGTTCAG ATAGCCTGTGAAGAACTTGCACGAGCAGCTCTG GATCTACGTTCACAAGACAATATCAGCATTGTTATTGCTGATTTAGG GCAGACAGATTGGCAAACTTTGCCACTCCAAAAgcagaatttattttttgagtTGGGGCAAGCTTTTGCTACAGTAGGTTTAGTGTCTCTTGGAATATGGTTGTCATCTCAGCTTTCTTTGTAA
- the LOC110625764 gene encoding importin subunit beta-1: MAMEVTQVLLNAQSIDGNVRKHAEESLKQFQEQNLSSFLLSLSSELANDEKPVDSRKLAGLILKNALDAKDQHRKLELVQRWLSLDNNVKSQIKACLLRTLSSPVVDARSTASQVIAKIAGIELPQKQWPELIGSLLSNIHQLPAHVKQATLETLGYLCEEVSPDVVDQDQVNKILTAVVQGMNASEASNDVRLAATRALYNALGFAQANFTNDMERDYIMRVVCEATLSPEVKIRQAAFECLVSISSSYYEKLSPYIQDIFSITAKAVREDEEPVALQAIEFWSSICDEEIEILEEYGDDFTGDSDIPCFYFIRQALPALVPMLLETLLKQEEDQDQDEGAWNIAMAGGTCLGLVARTVGDDIVPLVMPFIEENITKPDWRQREAATYAFGSILEGPSPDKLIPIVNVALNFMLSALTKDPNNHVKDTTAWTLGRIFEFLHGSTIDAPIITQANCQQIITVLLQSMKDVPNVAEKACGALYFLAQGYEVVGPSSPLTPYFQEIVQALLTVTHREDAGESRLRTAAYETLNEVVRCSTDETAPMVLQLVPVIMMELHKTLEGQKLSSDEREKQSELQGLLCGCLQVIIQKLGSSEPTKYVFMQYADQIMGLFLRVFACRSATVHEEAMLAIGALAYATGLDFAKYMPEFYKYLEMGLQNFEEYQVCAVTVGVVGDICRALEDKILPYCDGIMTQLLKDLSSNQLHRSVKPPIFSCFGDIALAIGENFEKYLMYAMPMLQSAAELSAHTAGADDEMTEYTNSLRNGILEAYSGILQGFKNSPKTQLLIPYAPHIVQFLDSIYMGKDMDDVVMKTAIGVLGDLADTLGSNAGSLIQQSLSSKAFLNECLSSEDHMIKESAEWAKLAISRAISV, from the exons ATGGCAATGGAAGTTACCCAGGTGCTTTTGAATGCACAATCAATAGATGGGAATGTGCGTAAACATGCAGAAGAAAGCTTAAAACAGTTCCAGGAGCAAAACCTCTCCAGTTTTTTGCTATCACTTTCTAGTGAACTAGCAAATGATGAGAAACCTGTAGATAGCCGCAAATTAGCTGGTTTAATTCTTAAAAATGCATTGGATGCAAAGGATCAACATAGAAAACTTGAGCTTGTTCAAAGATGGTTGTCACTGGACAACAATGTGAAAAGCCAAATCAAGGCATGTTTGTTAAGGACTCTATCCTCTCCTGTAGTTGATGCTCGATCAACTGCCTCGCAAGTTATTGCCAAGATTGCAGGTATTGAATTACCTCAGAAACAATGGCCTGAGCTGATAGGATCGCTTTTATCAAATATTCATCAGCTCCCTGCTCATGTCAAGCAAGCCACTTTAGAGACTCTTGGTTATTTGTGTGAGGAAGTCTCTCCTGATGTTGTTGATCAAGATCAAGTGAATAAAATATTGACAGCAGTAGTTCAGGGTATGAATGCATCTGAAGCAAGCAATGATGTTAGGCTTGCGGCCACCCGAGCACTATACAATGCACTAGGCTTCGCACAAGCAAACTTTACCAATGATATGGAGCGTGATTATATAATGAGAGTAGTCTGTGAGGCTACTCTGTCTCCAGAAGTGAAGATACGGCAAGCTGCTTTTGAGTGTTTGGTCTCTATTTCATCAAGTTATTATGAGAAATTAAGTCCTTACATCCAGGACATCTTTAGCATCACAGCTAAGGCTGTGAGGGAAGATGAGGAGCCTGTGGCTCTTCAAGCAATTGAATTTTGGAGTTCAATTTGTGACGAGGAGATAGAAATATTGGAAGAATATGGGGATGATTTCACTGGGGACTCTGATATACcttgcttttattttattaggcaGGCACTCCCTGCTCTTGTGCCAATGCTGTTGGAAACACTACTAAAGCAAGAGGAGGACCAAGATCAGGATGAAGGAGCTTGGAACATTGCAATGGCTGGGGGTACTTGCCTTGGTTTGGTAGCACGAACTGTGGGGGATGATATTGTCCCACTTGTGATGCCATTCATTGAAGAGAATATTACAAAACCTGATTGGAGGCAGAGAGAGGCAGCAACCTATGCATTTGGCTCAATCTTGGAGGGTCCTTCCCCTGACAAGTTAATCCCTATCGTTAATGTTGCATTGAATTTTATGCTGAGTGCTTTGACTAAGGATCCAAATAACCATGTGAAGGACACTACTGCATGGACCCTTGGACGAATATTTGAATTTCTTCATGGTTCAACCATTGATGCGCCCATAATTACTCAAGCAAATTGCCAACAGATCATCACTGTACTGCTTCAGAGCATGAAAGATGTTCCAAATGTAGCAGAGAAGGCATGTGGAGCCCTTTATTTCCTGGCCCAGGGCTATGAAGTGGTGGGCCCATCATCTCCCCTGACTCCATATTTCCAGGAAATAGTTCAAGCGCTTCTGACTGTTACTCATAGAGAGGATGCTGGAGAATCACGGTTGAGGACTGCTGCTTATGAAACATTAAATGAAGTGGTGAGGTGCTCAACCGATGAAACAGCACCTATGGTTTTGCAATTAGTCCCTGTAATTATGATGGAGCTTCATAAAACTCTGGAGGGCCAGAAGCTTTCATCTGATGAGAGAGAGAAGCAAAGTGAATTACAAGGCCTTCTTTGTGGATGTTTACAGGTTATAATTCAGAAGCTAGGGTCATCAGAGCCAACCAAGTATGTTTTCATGCAGTATGCAGATCAGATAATGGGACTCTTCTTGAGGGTTTTTGCTTGCAGAAGTGCTACTGTGCATGAGGAGGCCATGCTCGCAATTGGAGCCCTTGCCTATGCGACAGGCCTAGATTTTGCAAAATATATGCCAGAGTTTTATAAGTATTTGGAAATGGGTCTCCAAAATTTTGAGGAGTACCAAGTATGTGCTGTAACAGTTGGTGTAGTGGGTGATATTTGCAGGGCATTAGAGGATAAAATTTTGCCTTACTGTGATGGGATTATGACACAGCTTCTCAAGGATTTGTCAAGCAACCAGTTGCACCGGTCTGTGAAGCCTCCCATATTCTCTTGTTTTGGTGACATTGCATTGGCAATAGGAGAGAATTTTGAGAAGTACTTGATGTATGCCATGCCTATGCTCCAAAGTGCTGCAGAATTATCTGCACATACAGCTGGTGCTGATGATGAAATGACCGAGTACACGAATTCATTAAGAAATGGGATTTTGGAGGCATATTCAGGGATTCTTCAAGGGTTTAAGAACTCTCCTAAAACTCAGCTCTTGATTCCTTATGCACCACACATTGTTCAGTTCTTGGATAGCATATACATGGGGAAAGATAT GGATGATGTGGTAATGAAAACTGCCATTGGGGTCCTTGGAGATTTAGCAGATACTCTAGGAAGTAATGCTGGTTCTTTGATACAGCAATCTCTTTCTAGCAAAGCCTTTTTAAATGAATGTTTGTCTTCTGAAGACCATATGATTAAGGAATCTGCTGAATGGGCCAAGTTGGCCATAAGTCGTGCAATTTCTGTTTGA